The Paracoccus sp. MA genome contains a region encoding:
- a CDS encoding RidA family protein yields MSEIKRIETGPRMSQAVVHNGTVYLAGQVGKPGESVTEQTRAVLAQIDRLLAECGSDKTRILSAQIWLADMADFAEMNAVWEAWVAPGHAPARATGESALATPDYKVEIIVVAAQS; encoded by the coding sequence ATGTCCGAAATCAAGCGCATCGAGACCGGCCCCCGCATGAGCCAGGCGGTCGTCCATAACGGCACCGTCTACCTGGCGGGCCAGGTCGGCAAGCCCGGCGAATCGGTAACCGAGCAGACCCGCGCGGTGCTGGCCCAGATCGACCGGCTGCTGGCAGAATGCGGCTCGGACAAGACCCGCATCCTCTCGGCCCAGATCTGGCTGGCCGACATGGCCGATTTCGCCGAGATGAACGCCGTCTGGGAGGCCTGGGTCGCGCCCGGCCACGCCCCGGCCCGCGCCACCGGCGAATCGGCGCTGGCGACGCCCGACTACAAGGTCGAGATCATCGTGGTCGCGGCGCAGAGCTGA
- a CDS encoding sulfite exporter TauE/SafE family protein — translation MTEILLMLAAGFLGGMLNAVAGGGTFITFPALVASGVPVVSANATSTVAALPGYLSAALGFRNEIAQIDRALVLRLTFWTLVGGIVGSCLLLVSSNQAFALLVPFLLLAATSVFIWGAQVREWAAQHRNAVAPFGAGTMVPVAIYGGYFNGGLGIVLLALFALWGMTQLNQMNGLKNWLSFALSVISFAIFAAGGQVAWWPAAVMSLGTILGGYLGAPVARRIPVHALRALIAAIGFGMTALFLWRLF, via the coding sequence ATGACCGAGATATTGCTGATGCTTGCCGCAGGCTTCCTGGGCGGAATGCTGAACGCCGTCGCCGGCGGCGGCACCTTCATCACCTTTCCTGCCCTGGTCGCCAGCGGCGTGCCGGTGGTCTCGGCCAATGCCACCAGCACGGTCGCGGCCCTGCCGGGCTATCTGTCCGCCGCACTGGGTTTCCGCAACGAGATCGCGCAGATCGATCGCGCCCTGGTGCTGCGGCTGACCTTCTGGACGCTGGTCGGCGGCATCGTCGGCTCCTGCCTGCTGCTGGTCTCGTCGAACCAGGCCTTTGCGTTGCTGGTGCCCTTCCTGCTGCTGGCGGCGACCTCGGTCTTCATCTGGGGCGCGCAGGTGCGGGAATGGGCGGCGCAGCACCGCAACGCGGTCGCGCCCTTCGGCGCCGGGACCATGGTGCCGGTGGCGATCTATGGCGGCTATTTCAACGGCGGGCTGGGCATCGTCCTGCTGGCGCTCTTCGCGCTTTGGGGCATGACCCAGTTGAACCAGATGAACGGGCTGAAGAACTGGCTGTCCTTCGCGCTGTCGGTGATCTCCTTCGCGATCTTCGCCGCGGGCGGGCAGGTCGCCTGGTGGCCGGCGGCGGTGATGAGCCTCGGAACCATCCTCGGCGGCTATCTGGGCGCCCCGGTGGCGCGGCGCATCCCAGTCCACGCATTGCGGGCATTGATCGCGGCCATCGGCTTTGGCATGACGGCGCTGTTCCTCTGGCGGCTCTTCTGA
- a CDS encoding calcium-binding protein — MTAQFHDGHHPGHGGGGTAGSEYTIDSRNGGAKHGHGTDGDDTFFVRTDGQTKNQIHIHAEGGNDTFRLDMGVIGSRFIQHGHHIFAEAGRDRFFFDNLANMKGTVVGRLDDFDGSSDEIWIANQRLDLHNPGAITGFDVSIVSYLGQQWLQIFNQQGGRALYALEGARQVKNANGMWQDEEHFLTWDHVLPDVLPVVRYENPVNFLPTHMTSQFNPARIVSISASLSENLNLQGGIANELIVAQRGHDLINGGAGNDYIRAHMGNDTVYGGDGNDLIEGDKGFDLIFGGPGHDTISGGSDADTLHGGDGHDLIFGGSENDIIFGGNGNDRLHGGPGDDTVRGEAGNDLIHGNSGKDFLSGGAGDDTIFAGAGNDYVEGGNGLDELHGGDGADTIYGNLGNDSIFGGAGNDLIHAGDGNDFARGGIGDDTIYGGAGADLLLGLEGNDLLQGGPGRDSLHGGMGNDVLYGGADSDILFGNQGNDTLRGGDGDDNLTGGLGKDWLYGGAGADSFIFRDVLDSAAGAERDLIMDFNRAEGDVIDLRLIDANSAAAGDHAFTFIGDRGFSNTAGQLRYEAQGANLVIYGDVNGDGRADFSVQVNGLSSISADDFLL, encoded by the coding sequence ATGACTGCGCAATTCCACGATGGCCATCACCCCGGTCATGGAGGGGGCGGCACAGCCGGCTCGGAATACACCATCGATTCACGCAACGGCGGCGCTAAGCACGGCCACGGAACCGACGGGGATGACACGTTTTTTGTCAGGACGGATGGCCAGACCAAAAATCAGATTCATATCCATGCGGAGGGCGGAAACGATACCTTCCGGCTCGATATGGGCGTGATCGGATCGCGCTTCATTCAGCACGGGCATCATATTTTCGCCGAAGCGGGGCGTGATCGGTTTTTCTTCGACAACCTTGCCAATATGAAGGGAACGGTGGTCGGCAGGCTGGACGATTTTGACGGGAGCTCGGATGAGATCTGGATCGCCAACCAGCGGCTCGATCTGCATAATCCTGGCGCCATTACCGGTTTCGACGTGTCCATTGTCAGCTATCTTGGACAACAATGGCTGCAAATTTTCAATCAGCAGGGCGGACGTGCCTTATACGCCCTCGAGGGCGCGCGGCAGGTCAAGAATGCCAACGGGATGTGGCAGGATGAGGAGCATTTCCTGACCTGGGACCATGTCCTTCCCGATGTGCTTCCGGTTGTTCGCTATGAGAACCCGGTGAACTTCCTTCCAACGCATATGACCTCGCAATTCAATCCGGCGCGCATCGTTTCCATATCTGCAAGCTTGTCCGAGAATTTGAATCTTCAGGGCGGAATTGCCAATGAACTGATCGTCGCTCAACGCGGGCACGACCTGATCAATGGCGGCGCCGGAAACGACTATATCCGGGCCCATATGGGCAACGACACCGTCTATGGCGGCGACGGCAACGACCTGATCGAGGGCGACAAGGGCTTTGACCTGATATTCGGCGGCCCTGGGCATGACACAATCTCGGGCGGGTCCGATGCGGATACCCTGCACGGAGGAGACGGGCACGATCTCATCTTCGGGGGATCCGAGAATGACATCATCTTCGGCGGCAATGGCAATGACCGGCTGCACGGCGGCCCTGGCGACGATACGGTCAGAGGCGAGGCGGGCAATGATCTGATCCATGGCAACAGCGGCAAGGACTTCCTTTCCGGAGGCGCCGGAGACGATACCATTTTTGCCGGCGCCGGAAATGATTACGTCGAAGGCGGCAACGGTCTGGACGAACTGCACGGCGGCGATGGCGCCGACACCATCTACGGCAATCTCGGCAACGATTCGATTTTTGGCGGCGCCGGCAACGACCTCATCCACGCGGGGGATGGCAACGACTTCGCCCGCGGCGGCATAGGGGACGACACGATCTACGGCGGCGCCGGCGCGGATCTTCTGCTCGGCCTGGAAGGCAATGATCTTCTCCAGGGCGGTCCTGGAAGGGATTCGCTGCATGGTGGCATGGGCAATGACGTGCTTTACGGCGGCGCCGACAGCGACATCCTGTTCGGCAACCAGGGGAACGACACGCTGCGCGGTGGCGACGGCGATGACAACCTGACCGGCGGCCTGGGAAAGGACTGGCTGTATGGCGGTGCCGGCGCGGACAGTTTCATCTTCAGGGATGTGCTCGACTCTGCAGCAGGCGCCGAGCGCGACCTGATCATGGATTTCAATCGCGCCGAGGGGGATGTGATCGACCTGCGGCTGATCGATGCAAACAGCGCCGCAGCCGGCGATCACGCCTTCACGTTCATCGGTGACCGGGGGTTCAGCAACACCGCCGGCCAACTCCGATATGAGGCGCAAGGGGCCAATCTCGTCATTTACGGCGATGTCAATGGCGACGGAAGGGCCGACTTCTCGGTGCAGGTCAACGGCCTGTCGTCGATATCCGCCGACGACTTCCTGCTGTGA
- the murA gene encoding UDP-N-acetylglucosamine 1-carboxyvinyltransferase — protein sequence MDQIIVRGNGPLRGEIPIAGAKNACLTLMPATLLTDQPLTLTNAPRLSDIRTMTALLQSLGAEVASLQDGQVLALSSHDLTSHRADYDIVRKMRASILVLGPMLARDGHAVVSLPGGCAIGARPVDLHLRALEAMGAELDLREGYVHAKAPSGGLKGAVIDFPLVSVGATENALMAATLARGTTVINNAAREPEIVDLAECLRRMGAQIEGEGTSTITVEGVQALGGATHPVVTDRIELGTYMLAPAICGGEVECLGGRIDLVAAFCEKLDAAGVEVVETARGLKVSRKNGRVRAVDVVTEPFPGFPTDLQAQMMALLCTAEGSSVLEEKIFENRFMHAPELARMGARIEVHGGHATVHGVEKLRGAPVMATDLRASVSLILAGLAAEGETIVSRVYHLDRGYEKVVRKLRGVGADIERIKEVPADG from the coding sequence ATGGACCAGATCATTGTAAGGGGTAACGGGCCGCTCAGGGGCGAGATCCCGATCGCCGGCGCCAAGAATGCCTGCCTGACGCTGATGCCGGCGACGCTGCTGACCGATCAGCCGCTGACGCTGACCAATGCGCCCCGGCTCTCGGACATCCGCACCATGACCGCGCTTCTGCAGTCGCTGGGGGCCGAGGTCGCGAGTCTTCAGGACGGGCAGGTGCTGGCGCTGTCGAGCCACGACCTGACCAGCCATCGGGCCGATTACGACATCGTGCGCAAGATGCGTGCCTCGATCCTGGTGCTGGGGCCGATGCTGGCGCGCGACGGCCATGCCGTGGTCTCGCTGCCCGGCGGCTGCGCCATCGGCGCCCGCCCGGTCGACCTGCACCTGCGCGCGCTGGAGGCGATGGGGGCGGAACTCGACCTGCGCGAGGGCTATGTCCATGCCAAGGCGCCTTCGGGCGGGCTGAAGGGCGCGGTGATCGACTTTCCGCTGGTCTCGGTGGGCGCGACCGAGAACGCGCTGATGGCGGCGACGCTGGCCCGCGGCACCACCGTCATCAACAATGCCGCACGCGAGCCCGAGATCGTCGACCTGGCCGAATGCCTGCGCCGCATGGGCGCGCAGATCGAGGGCGAGGGGACATCGACCATCACCGTCGAGGGCGTGCAGGCGCTTGGCGGCGCCACGCATCCGGTGGTGACGGACCGGATCGAGCTGGGCACCTACATGCTCGCCCCGGCGATCTGCGGCGGAGAGGTGGAATGCCTCGGCGGCCGCATCGACCTGGTCGCCGCCTTCTGCGAAAAGCTGGACGCGGCCGGCGTGGAGGTGGTCGAGACCGCCCGCGGCCTCAAGGTCTCGCGCAAGAACGGCCGGGTGCGCGCCGTGGACGTGGTGACCGAACCCTTTCCCGGCTTCCCGACCGACCTGCAGGCGCAGATGATGGCGTTGCTTTGCACCGCCGAGGGCAGCTCGGTTCTGGAGGAGAAGATCTTCGAGAACCGCTTCATGCATGCCCCGGAACTGGCGCGCATGGGCGCCCGGATCGAGGTCCATGGCGGCCATGCCACCGTCCATGGCGTCGAGAAGCTGCGCGGCGCCCCGGTGATGGCGACCGACCTGCGCGCCTCGGTCAGCCTGATTCTCGCCGGGCTCGCCGCCGAGGGCGAGACCATCGTCAGCCGCGTCTATCACCTCGACCGCGGCTACGAGAAGGTCGTGCGCAAGCTGCGCGGCGTCGGCGCCGATATCGAACGCATCAAGGAGGTTCCCGCCGATGGCTGA
- a CDS encoding DUF2948 family protein produces MADARFTDADPAPLALLASDADDLTVISALVQDAILPVTEIAYDGRHRQLALLLNRFRWEDADLARRDGRPYERVRAVLLVSDVRRVQSDGIDRTDKDLILELLTVTWQAGEDGTGLLLLQFAGDGTLAVEAECLNVELRDVTRPYIAPSRRAPQHPDS; encoded by the coding sequence ATGGCTGACGCCCGTTTCACCGATGCCGATCCCGCACCCCTGGCGCTGCTGGCCAGCGATGCCGACGACCTGACCGTGATCTCGGCGCTGGTGCAGGACGCGATCCTGCCGGTGACCGAGATCGCCTATGACGGCCGCCACCGGCAGCTCGCCCTGCTCCTGAACCGCTTCCGCTGGGAGGATGCCGATCTCGCCCGCCGCGACGGCCGCCCCTATGAGCGGGTGCGCGCGGTGCTGCTGGTCTCGGACGTGCGGCGGGTGCAGAGCGACGGGATCGACCGCACGGACAAGGACCTGATCCTGGAGTTGCTGACTGTGACATGGCAGGCGGGCGAGGACGGCACGGGCCTGCTGCTGCTGCAGTTTGCCGGCGACGGCACGCTGGCCGTCGAGGCGGAATGCCTGAATGTCGAGCTGCGCGACGTGACGCGACCTTATATCGCCCCCTCGCGACGTGCGCCGCAGCATCCGGACAGCTGA
- the hisD gene encoding histidinol dehydrogenase has protein sequence MPIHLSTAQPDFAERFSALLSMKREDAADVNDAVAAIIADVRGRGDAALVKLTGRFDRLALTAETLAFSKEEIAAEIAKVSAEDRAALAMAANRIRAYHARQMPDDLSWTDPEGATLGWRWTPVAAAGLYVPGGQASYPSSVLMNAIPARVAGVERLVICVPTPDGVVNPLVLLAAELAGVDEIYRIGGAQAIAALAYGTETIRPVDKITGPGNAYVAAAKRQVFGRVGIDMIAGPSEVLIIAQGAQNPEWLALDLLAQAEHDADAQSILITPDEALARAVVAEVERLLPTLPRAAVAGASWRDYGTVIVTRDLDEAAALSDRLAPEHLELCVDDPEALAEKTRHAGAIFLGGWTPEAVGDYVSGPNHVLPTARSARFSSGLSVMDFLKRTTMARLSPEALGAIGPSAVRLAESEGLSAHGRSVSARLAALNGGTS, from the coding sequence ATGCCCATCCATCTGTCGACCGCCCAACCCGATTTTGCCGAACGCTTCTCGGCGCTTCTGTCCATGAAGCGCGAGGATGCGGCGGACGTGAACGATGCCGTGGCGGCGATCATCGCCGATGTGCGCGGCCGGGGCGATGCCGCCTTGGTCAAGCTGACCGGGCGTTTCGACCGCCTGGCGCTGACGGCGGAGACGCTGGCTTTCTCGAAGGAGGAAATCGCCGCCGAGATCGCGAAGGTCTCGGCCGAGGATCGCGCCGCGCTGGCCATGGCCGCGAACCGCATCCGCGCTTATCACGCAAGGCAGATGCCCGACGACCTCAGCTGGACCGATCCCGAGGGCGCGACTCTGGGCTGGCGCTGGACGCCAGTCGCGGCCGCCGGCCTCTATGTGCCGGGCGGGCAGGCGAGCTATCCCTCCTCGGTGCTGATGAACGCCATCCCGGCGCGGGTGGCGGGAGTCGAGCGGCTGGTGATCTGCGTGCCGACCCCCGACGGTGTGGTGAACCCGCTGGTGCTGCTGGCGGCCGAGCTGGCCGGGGTGGACGAGATCTATCGCATCGGCGGCGCACAGGCGATCGCCGCCCTGGCCTATGGTACCGAGACCATTCGCCCGGTGGACAAGATCACCGGCCCCGGCAACGCCTATGTCGCGGCGGCCAAGCGGCAGGTCTTCGGCCGCGTCGGCATCGACATGATCGCGGGGCCCTCCGAGGTGCTGATCATCGCCCAAGGCGCGCAGAACCCGGAATGGCTGGCCTTGGACCTGCTGGCGCAGGCCGAGCATGATGCCGATGCCCAGTCGATCCTGATCACCCCGGACGAGGCGCTGGCCCGCGCCGTGGTGGCCGAGGTGGAGCGGCTGCTGCCGACCCTGCCGCGCGCCGCGGTGGCGGGGGCGAGCTGGCGCGACTATGGCACGGTGATCGTGACCCGCGACCTCGACGAGGCGGCGGCGCTCTCGGACCGGCTGGCGCCCGAGCATCTGGAGCTTTGCGTGGACGACCCCGAGGCGCTGGCGGAAAAGACCCGCCATGCCGGGGCGATCTTCCTGGGCGGCTGGACGCCCGAGGCGGTGGGCGATTATGTCAGCGGCCCGAATCACGTCCTGCCCACGGCGCGGTCGGCGCGGTTCTCGTCCGGCCTGTCGGTGATGGATTTCCTCAAGCGCACCACCATGGCCCGGCTGTCGCCCGAGGCGCTGGGGGCGATCGGTCCGTCCGCGGTGCGGCTGGCCGAATCCGAAGGGCTTTCGGCGCATGGCCGCTCGGTCTCGGCGCGGCTGGCGGCACTGAACGGGGGGACGTCATGA
- a CDS encoding UPF0262 family protein has protein sequence MSQPTDRLCRIDIDDSALPPATPEIEQDRRVAVFDLLEDNSFVLPGRDGQEVPAGPYALALAVREKRLVFDIATESGGKVAEFHLSLGPFRQTVKDYFQICTSYFDAVKRLPPAQIEAIDMARRGIHNEGARTLQERLEGKAEVDIDTARRLFTLICALIPG, from the coding sequence ATGAGCCAGCCCACCGACCGGCTGTGCCGGATCGACATCGACGACAGCGCGCTGCCTCCGGCCACGCCCGAGATCGAGCAGGATCGCCGCGTCGCGGTCTTCGACCTGCTCGAGGATAACAGCTTCGTCCTGCCCGGCCGCGACGGGCAGGAGGTTCCCGCCGGTCCCTATGCGCTGGCCCTGGCGGTGCGCGAAAAGCGGCTGGTCTTCGACATCGCCACCGAATCCGGCGGCAAGGTGGCCGAGTTCCACCTGTCGCTGGGTCCGTTCCGGCAGACGGTCAAGGATTACTTCCAGATCTGCACCAGCTATTTCGACGCTGTGAAGCGCCTGCCGCCGGCGCAGATCGAGGCGATCGACATGGCCCGGCGCGGCATCCACAACGAGGGCGCCCGCACCCTGCAGGAGCGGCTGGAGGGCAAGGCCGAGGTTGATATCGACACCGCGCGGCGCCTGTTCACGCTGATCTGCGCGCTCATCCCGGGGTGA
- a CDS encoding low molecular weight phosphatase family protein — protein MAEGMMKKFYGRAAYVQSAGVRNDMEIDGFAIAVCKEIGVELSTHRSRSFEEMKAWGDDLSSFDLVIALSPASQRQALELTRVSHLDVEYWPIMDPSGLAEGREAKLALYRTVRDQIRKRMIERFGPPTEA, from the coding sequence ATGGCCGAGGGAATGATGAAGAAGTTCTACGGCCGCGCCGCCTATGTGCAGTCGGCGGGGGTCAGGAACGACATGGAGATCGACGGCTTCGCCATCGCAGTCTGCAAGGAGATCGGCGTCGAGCTGTCCACCCATCGCTCGCGCTCCTTCGAGGAGATGAAGGCCTGGGGCGACGATCTGAGCAGCTTCGACCTGGTGATCGCGCTGTCGCCGGCCAGCCAGAGGCAAGCCCTTGAGCTGACGAGGGTTTCTCATCTGGACGTGGAATATTGGCCGATCATGGACCCCAGCGGCCTGGCCGAGGGGCGCGAGGCCAAGCTGGCGCTTTACCGCACCGTGCGCGACCAGATCCGCAAGCGGATGATCGAGCGTTTCGGTCCGCCGACCGAAGCTTGA
- a CDS encoding PAS domain S-box protein has product MTDIQRLDHDLEWAMRAMGTHRAVLVLDLGGHIVAVNQTCLGMCGYRREELIGRPVVILLDPSEKAPDRLRQVLETPGGRESRIHGLAQLTKSGRRFRVDARICPIRDDAGQVCLNVLFLREAAEDAGPLRLVLPEVAAGMGQVIRLPRRMPGGPWPRPADAAEAEAGLLLATRGEH; this is encoded by the coding sequence ATGACCGACATCCAGCGGCTTGACCACGACCTCGAATGGGCCATGCGCGCGATGGGCACGCATCGCGCGGTGCTCGTCCTCGATCTTGGGGGGCATATCGTGGCGGTCAACCAGACCTGCCTCGGCATGTGCGGCTATCGCAGGGAAGAGCTGATCGGCCGGCCGGTGGTCATCCTTCTGGATCCCTCGGAAAAGGCGCCGGACCGGCTGCGGCAGGTTCTGGAGACGCCGGGGGGACGCGAATCGCGCATTCATGGGCTGGCGCAATTGACCAAGTCGGGGCGGCGGTTCCGGGTGGACGCCCGCATCTGCCCGATCCGCGACGATGCGGGACAGGTCTGCCTGAACGTGCTGTTCCTGCGCGAAGCGGCCGAGGATGCCGGGCCGCTACGCCTTGTGCTGCCCGAGGTGGCGGCCGGCATGGGACAGGTGATCCGTCTGCCGCGCCGCATGCCCGGCGGTCCATGGCCGCGGCCGGCGGACGCTGCCGAGGCCGAGGCTGGCCTGCTGCTCGCAACGCGCGGCGAGCATTGA
- the edd gene encoding phosphogluconate dehydratase: MTLHATIDRVTDRIRERSIHSRSAYLTKIARAAEEGPRRAHLSCGNQAHAYAAMPDKQDLATTRKPNIGIVTAYNDMLSAHQPYERYPDLIRQAAHAAGATAQVAGGVPAMCDGVTQGRPGMELSLFSRDVIALASGVALTHDVFDAALYLGVCDKIVPGLIIAAGTFGHIPAVFVPAGPMPSGLPNDEKSKVRQQFATGEVGREALMAAEMASYHAPGTCTFYGTANTNQMLMEFMGLHLPGSSFVNPNTPLREALTSAAVQRAAAITRLGNDYLPAGEVLDERVFVNGIVGLMATGGSTNLVLHLPAMARAAGVILDLEDFHDLSETVPLMARVYPNGLADVNHFHAAGGLGFMIGQLLEAGLLHPDVKTIAGGGLDQYASEPKLKDGRIEWVEGARETLNDKILRPAGNPFAATGGLKQLSGNLGRGVIKVSAVAPERHVIEAPARVFADQEEVKAAFKRGEFTEDVIVIVRFQGPRANGMPELHSLTPTLAVLQDRGLRVALVTDGRMSGASGKVPAAIHISPEAADGGPLARVRDGDLVRLDAVQGTLTCLTEGFEERAPAEHDPSHSAEGLGRELFAAFRRHVGPATEGAAVVV; this comes from the coding sequence ATGACCCTGCACGCCACCATCGACCGGGTGACCGACCGCATCCGCGAGCGTTCGATCCATAGCCGCAGCGCCTATCTGACCAAGATCGCCCGCGCCGCCGAAGAAGGGCCGCGCCGCGCCCATCTGTCCTGCGGCAACCAGGCCCATGCCTATGCCGCCATGCCCGACAAGCAGGATCTTGCCACCACCCGCAAGCCCAACATCGGCATCGTCACCGCCTATAACGACATGCTCTCGGCCCACCAGCCCTATGAGCGTTACCCTGACCTGATCCGGCAGGCCGCCCATGCCGCCGGGGCGACGGCGCAGGTGGCGGGGGGGGTGCCGGCGATGTGCGACGGCGTGACCCAGGGCCGGCCGGGGATGGAGCTGTCGCTGTTTTCCCGCGACGTGATCGCGCTCGCCTCGGGCGTGGCGCTGACGCATGACGTCTTCGACGCGGCGCTTTACCTCGGCGTCTGCGACAAGATCGTGCCGGGGCTGATCATCGCTGCCGGCACTTTCGGCCATATCCCGGCGGTCTTCGTGCCGGCCGGGCCGATGCCCTCGGGCCTGCCCAATGACGAGAAATCCAAGGTCCGCCAGCAATTCGCCACCGGCGAGGTCGGGCGCGAGGCGCTGATGGCAGCCGAGATGGCCAGCTATCACGCGCCGGGAACCTGCACCTTCTACGGCACGGCGAACACCAACCAGATGCTGATGGAGTTCATGGGCCTGCACCTGCCCGGTTCCAGCTTCGTCAATCCGAACACGCCCCTGCGCGAGGCGCTGACCAGCGCCGCCGTGCAGCGCGCCGCCGCGATCACCCGGCTGGGCAACGACTATCTGCCGGCGGGCGAGGTGCTGGACGAGCGCGTCTTCGTCAACGGCATCGTCGGGCTGATGGCCACCGGCGGCTCGACCAACCTGGTGCTGCACCTGCCGGCGATGGCACGGGCAGCGGGGGTGATCCTGGACCTCGAGGATTTCCACGACCTGTCCGAGACCGTGCCGCTGATGGCCCGGGTCTATCCCAACGGGCTGGCCGACGTGAACCATTTCCACGCCGCCGGCGGGCTCGGCTTCATGATCGGGCAGTTGCTCGAGGCCGGGCTGCTGCATCCCGACGTCAAGACCATCGCCGGCGGCGGGCTCGATCAATATGCCAGCGAGCCGAAGCTGAAGGACGGCCGGATCGAATGGGTCGAGGGCGCGCGCGAGACGCTGAACGACAAGATCCTGCGCCCGGCCGGCAATCCTTTCGCCGCCACCGGCGGGCTGAAGCAGCTGTCCGGCAATCTGGGCCGCGGCGTCATCAAGGTTTCGGCCGTGGCGCCCGAGCGCCATGTCATCGAGGCCCCGGCCCGCGTCTTCGCCGACCAGGAAGAGGTCAAGGCCGCCTTCAAGCGCGGCGAATTCACCGAGGACGTGATCGTCATCGTCCGCTTCCAGGGCCCGCGTGCCAACGGCATGCCCGAATTGCATTCGCTGACCCCGACGCTGGCGGTGCTGCAGGATCGCGGGCTGCGGGTGGCGCTGGTCACCGACGGCCGCATGTCCGGCGCCTCGGGAAAGGTTCCGGCGGCGATCCACATCTCGCCCGAGGCCGCCGATGGCGGGCCGCTGGCGCGGGTGCGGGACGGCGATCTTGTCCGGCTCGACGCGGTGCAGGGCACGCTGACCTGCCTGACCGAGGGCTTCGAGGAGCGCGCGCCGGCGGAACACGATCCTTCGCATTCGGCCGAAGGGCTGGGGCGGGAACTCTTCGCCGCCTTCCGCCGCCATGTCGGCCCGGCCACCGAGGGCGCGGCAGTGGTCGTCTGA
- a CDS encoding RSP_2647 family RNA methyltransferase has protein sequence MTADLPIIRLRPKSKPQAIRHGFPWVFADELVTDRRTRAIPPGSFALLEDAERRPLGLVTVNPESKIIARVMDPDPQVRISRDWIAARLQRALALRERLFDAPFYRLVHAEADGLPGTIIDRFGDAAVIQPNAAWAERMVEEIAAALRQVAGVSTVILNGQGRARGLEGLPERMELLSGEVPGPVEVPMNGAIYLADLTQGQKTGLFYDQRPNHAFAQRLARGQRVLDVFSHVGGFGLAALAAGAAHATCVDGSAAALDLARGGARAMGAEARLATRQGDAFEQMEALAAEGARFDLVICDPPAFAPSKPALEAGLRAYERVAKLAAPLVAPGGYLGLCSCSHAADLAAFRNASARGIGRGGRRMQLLHTGQAGPDHPTLPQLAETGYLKALFFRLDG, from the coding sequence ATGACCGCCGATCTGCCCATCATCCGATTGCGCCCGAAATCCAAGCCGCAGGCGATCCGCCACGGCTTTCCCTGGGTCTTTGCCGACGAGCTGGTGACCGACCGGCGCACCCGGGCGATCCCGCCCGGCAGCTTCGCCCTGCTAGAGGATGCCGAGCGCCGGCCGCTGGGGCTGGTGACGGTAAACCCCGAATCGAAGATCATCGCCCGCGTCATGGACCCCGACCCGCAGGTGCGGATCAGCCGCGACTGGATCGCCGCGCGGTTGCAGCGGGCGCTGGCGCTGCGCGAACGGCTGTTCGACGCGCCCTTCTACCGGCTGGTCCACGCCGAGGCCGACGGGCTGCCCGGCACCATCATCGACCGTTTCGGCGATGCCGCAGTGATCCAGCCCAATGCCGCCTGGGCCGAACGAATGGTCGAGGAGATCGCCGCGGCGCTGCGCCAGGTCGCGGGCGTCTCGACAGTGATCCTGAACGGGCAGGGCCGGGCGCGCGGGCTCGAGGGCCTGCCCGAGCGGATGGAGCTGCTGTCGGGCGAGGTCCCCGGCCCGGTCGAGGTGCCGATGAACGGCGCGATCTACCTCGCCGACCTGACGCAGGGGCAGAAGACCGGGCTGTTCTATGACCAGCGCCCCAACCATGCCTTTGCGCAGCGGCTGGCGCGCGGCCAGCGCGTGCTGGACGTGTTCTCGCATGTCGGCGGCTTCGGCCTGGCGGCGCTGGCGGCGGGGGCGGCCCATGCCACCTGCGTGGACGGCTCGGCCGCGGCGCTGGACCTGGCGCGGGGCGGCGCGCGCGCCATGGGGGCCGAGGCGCGGCTGGCCACCCGCCAGGGCGACGCCTTCGAGCAGATGGAGGCGCTGGCCGCCGAGGGCGCACGTTTCGACCTGGTGATCTGCGATCCGCCGGCCTTCGCGCCCTCGAAACCGGCGCTGGAGGCGGGCCTGCGCGCCTATGAGCGGGTGGCGAAGCTGGCCGCGCCGCTGGTGGCGCCGGGCGGCTATCTGGGTCTGTGTTCCTGCAGCCATGCCGCCGACCTGGCCGCCTTTCGCAATGCCAGCGCCCGCGGCATCGGCCGCGGCGGGCGGCGGATGCAGCTGCTGCATACCGGCCAGGCCGGGCCGGACCATCCGACGCTGCCCCAGCTGGCTGAGACCGGCTATCTCAAGGCGCTGTTCTTCCGGCTGGACGGATGA